The Corylus avellana chromosome ca8, CavTom2PMs-1.0 genome has a segment encoding these proteins:
- the LOC132190478 gene encoding YTH domain-containing protein ECT4, which produces MDTGRQERDRINSTGERPVKPDNLTQQPLSPKDERIVSANPSPDAVIIGASRNVNEQQESSEAAGDLNNVHPLNAYVSHEQNISYGGYSNSTGLWDGYSPYVNADGMHVVSPVIYNENPSVVFHSGYGYNHEMAYGQFSPVATPLPSLMVDGQLYSSQQVPFSPSYYAQAPAPSLPHMSSAIPISPADLMVPESSSIDTMLFGPGSGYLPSFGSLGGGNISGNLGSSPLTSPAAYPQPMGILGSYEHNVGQISQQQRPMHGYGLVSSSFSGRYPHGSSYQSSTFGGASISYPVANDRNRLPLDKGRRRERDSNSIGIFNDSQNIFNDRNRGPRASKLKSKSATEQGSASVNSKNVSSTSSGIHHDSYNRQDFVTDYENANFFIIKSFSEDNVHKSVKYNVWASTPHGNKKLDAAYHEAKEIKGNCPVFLLFSVNGSGQFCGVAEMVGPVDFEKDADYWQQDRWSGQFPVRWHIIKDVPNVRFRHILLENNDNKPVTHSRDSQEVKLEEGIEMLKIFMDYDARTSILDDFDFYDERERALKERKARQQACSTADIPDSLTDESVNQLSDSLAQALKLEVSSNKEVAAAEHSGSSRADAPLSLAHDAMNQTSASLSQVLQLEESNNGLSGSETGGHKN; this is translated from the exons GTGAGAGACCTGTTAAGCCAGATAACTTGACACAGCAG CCACTTTCGCCCAAAGATGAAAGGATTGTTTCAGCAAATCCTTCTCCGGATGCAGTCATCATAGGAGCGTCAAGGAATGTTAACGAACAACAAGAATCTTCAGAAGCAGCTGGAGATCTGAACAATGTCCATCCGCTCAATGCTTATGTTTCTCACGAACAAAATATATCATATGGTG GTTATAGCAATAGCACTGGTCTCTGGGATGGATATTCTCCCTATGTTAATGCTGATGGCATGCATGTTGTATCACCG GTCATCTACAATGAGAATCCATCTGTTGTGTTTCATTCTGGTTATGGCTACAATCATGAAATGGCATATGGACAATTTTCTCCAGTTGCTACACCACTGCCATCTTTAATGGTGGATGGCCAGCTTTACTCTTCACAGCAAGTTCCATTTTCCCCATCTTATTATGCACAAGCCCCTGCTCCAAGTTTGCCTCATATGTCTTCAGCTATTCCGATTTCCCCAGCTGACCTGATGGTGCCAGAGAGCAGCAGCATTGACACAATGCTTTTTGGGCCAGGATCAGGTTACTTACCAAGTTTTGGGTCACTTGGTGGAGGGAATATCTCTGGAAATCTTGGTTCTAGTCCTCTAACATCTCCAGCAGCTTATCCCCAACCAATGGGCATACTTGGATCATATGAGCACAATGTTGGACAG ATTTCTCAACAACAGAGACCAATGCATGGATATGGCTTGGTGTCGAGTTCCTTTAGTGGACGCTACCCACATGGTAGTTCTTATCAAAGCTCTACCTTTGGTGGTGCTTCAATTTCTTATCCAGTAGCTAATGATCGGAATCGTCTCCCTCTTGACAAGGGAAGGAGAAGAGAGAGGGACAGCAACTCAATTGGCATTTTTAATGATTCACAAAATATCTTCAATGACCGCAATCGTGGTCCAAGGGCTTCAAAGCTGAAGAGCAAGAGTGCCACAGAACAGGGTTCTGCATCTGTTAATAGCAAAAATGTTTCATCTACTTCTTCTGGAATTCATCATGATTCATACAACCGGCAGGATTTTGTTACAGATTACGAgaatgcaaatttttttatcatcaaATCTTTCAGCGAGGACAATGTTCATAAAAGTGTTAAATACAATGTTTGGGCCAGCACACCACATGGGAACAAGAAACTAGATGCTGCTTATCATGAAGCAAAGGAGATTAAAGGCAATTGTCCAGTATTCCTATTGTTTTCA GTTAATGGTAGTGGCCAGTTCTGTGGTGTAGCTGAAATGGTTGGACCTGTAGATTTTGAGAAGGACGCAGATTACTGGCAGCAAGATAGATGGAGCGGGCAGTTTCCagttcggtggcacatcattaAAGATGTTCCCAATGTTCGATTCCGTCACATTCTACttgaaaataatgataataagcCTGTTACTCACAGCCGAGATTCTCAGGAG GTGAAACTGGAAGAGGGTATTGAGATGTTGAAGATTTTCATGGATTACGATGCACGTACATCTATCctagatgattttgatttttatgaTGAGCGGGAGAGAGCCTTGAAGGAAAGGAAGGCCAGACAGCAAGCTTGTTCAACGGCAGATATTCCTGATTCTCTCACTGATGAGTCTGTTAATCAACTGTCTGATAGTTTAGCTCAAGCCCTCAAGTTGGAAGTTAGTAGTAATAAAGAAGTAGCAGCTGCTGAACACAGTGGTAGCTCAAGAGCGGATGCTCCACTTTCACTTGCCCATGATGCCATGAACCAAACGTCTGCTAGCTTGTCTCAAGTCTTACAGTTGGAAGAGAGTAACAATGGGTTATCAGGATCCGAAACAGGTGGACACAAGAATTGA